One genomic window of Salvia miltiorrhiza cultivar Shanhuang (shh) chromosome 4, IMPLAD_Smil_shh, whole genome shotgun sequence includes the following:
- the LOC131021941 gene encoding uncharacterized protein LOC131021941: MGQSNPDTPVDMNKIYLDVLGGGLDKKQRLFGTGSLASTLKTNISGESSTSAMSDIDKEQYATRLGDVEEQLQAERERTSRLEEHVKVAMEIIKQLQGQSSSATSHPNPPSHVP; this comes from the coding sequence ATGGGCCAATCTAATCCTGATACGCCCGTGGATATGAACAAGATTTATCTAGATGTCTTGGGAGGCGGTTTAGATAAAAAGCAAAGATTGTTCGGCACAGGTAGTCTCGCATCGACCTTGAAGACCAATATATCGGGAGAGAGTAGTACTTCAGCTATGTCCGACATTGACAAAGAGCAGTATGCCACTCGCTTAGGAGATGTAGAGGAGCAGCTTCAAGCGGAGCGAGAAAGGACATCCCGATTAGAAGAACATGTTAAAGTTGCAATGGAGATTATCAAGCAGTTGCAAGGGCAATCAAGCAGTGCCACTAGCCATCCAAATCCACCATCACATGTTCCATGA
- the LOC131021927 gene encoding plasmodesmata-located protein 7-like isoform X1, with amino-acid sequence MGKYACKVVVEFVLLVVAVAVAVADSGADSFLYGGCSQINYTPNSPYESNINSLFTSLLNSATYSSYNKFTIMASTPQDVLYGLYQCRADLAMPDCATCVARALSRLRPLCPQACGASVQLDGCFVKYDNTSFIGLQDKTPAMNKCGPSDGDNQEEMGRRDAMLAAMAGSGGPYRVGGSQGVHGVAQCVGDLTVAQCQDCVAEAIRRLKAECGGAVFGDMFLAKCYARYTTSGAQNYATSNHESSHSESEKTFALIIGLLAAVALLIIFLTFLGRLFTRNIGEIFLT; translated from the exons ATGGGCAAGTATGCATGTAAAGTAGTGGTTGAGTTTGTGTTGTTGGTGGTTGCAGTTGCAGTTGCAGTTGCAGATTCAGGCGCCGACTCGTTCCTCTACGGCGGGTGCTCGCAGATAAATTACACCCCAAACTCGCCCTACGAATCCAACATAAACTCCCTCTTCACATCTCTGCTCAACTCAGCCACATACTCTTCCTACAACAAGTTCACCATCATGGCCTCAACTCCGCAAGACGTCCTCTACGGCCTCTACCAGTGCCGCGCCGACCTAGCCATGCCCGACTGCGCCACCTGCGTCGCGCGGGCCCTCTCCCGCCTCCGCCCCCTATGCCCCCAGGCCTGCGGCGCCTCCGTGCAGCTCGACGGCTGCTTCGTCAAGTACGACAACACCTCCTTCATCGGGCTCCAGGACAAGACGCCCGCCATGAACAAGTGCGGCCCCTCCGACGGCGACAATCAGGAGGAGATGGGCCGCCGCGACGCCATGCTGGCGGCCATGGCTGGATCCGGCGGGCCGTACCGCGTCGGAGGGTCCCAGGGTGTTCATGGGGTGGCGCAGTGCGTCGGCGACTTGACTGTGGCGCAGTGTCAGGACTGCGTGGCGGAGGCCATACGGCGGTTGAAGGCCGAGTGCGGCGGCGCTGTCTTTGGTGATATGTTCTTGGCCAAGTGTTATGCCAGGTACACCACTAGTGGGGCCCAAAATTATGCAACATCCAACCATG AATCCTCCCATAGCGAGTCGGAGAAGACATTTGCTCTCATAATTGGATTACTAGCTGCTGTTGCCTTGCTAATCATCTTCCTCACTTTCCTCGGTCGATTGTTTACGAGAAATATTGGTGAGATATTTCTAACTTAA
- the LOC131021927 gene encoding plasmodesmata-located protein 7-like isoform X2: MGKYACKVVVEFVLLVVAVAVAVADSGADSFLYGGCSQINYTPNSPYESNINSLFTSLLNSATYSSYNKFTIMASTPQDVLYGLYQCRADLAMPDCATCVARALSRLRPLCPQACGASVQLDGCFVKYDNTSFIGLQDKTPAMNKCGPSDGDNQEEMGRRDAMLAAMAGSGGPYRVGGSQGVHGVAQCVGDLTVAQCQDCVAEAIRRLKAECGGAVFGDMFLAKCYARYTTSGAQNYATSNHESSHSESEKTFALIIGLLAAVALLIIFLTFLGRLFTRNGK; encoded by the exons ATGGGCAAGTATGCATGTAAAGTAGTGGTTGAGTTTGTGTTGTTGGTGGTTGCAGTTGCAGTTGCAGTTGCAGATTCAGGCGCCGACTCGTTCCTCTACGGCGGGTGCTCGCAGATAAATTACACCCCAAACTCGCCCTACGAATCCAACATAAACTCCCTCTTCACATCTCTGCTCAACTCAGCCACATACTCTTCCTACAACAAGTTCACCATCATGGCCTCAACTCCGCAAGACGTCCTCTACGGCCTCTACCAGTGCCGCGCCGACCTAGCCATGCCCGACTGCGCCACCTGCGTCGCGCGGGCCCTCTCCCGCCTCCGCCCCCTATGCCCCCAGGCCTGCGGCGCCTCCGTGCAGCTCGACGGCTGCTTCGTCAAGTACGACAACACCTCCTTCATCGGGCTCCAGGACAAGACGCCCGCCATGAACAAGTGCGGCCCCTCCGACGGCGACAATCAGGAGGAGATGGGCCGCCGCGACGCCATGCTGGCGGCCATGGCTGGATCCGGCGGGCCGTACCGCGTCGGAGGGTCCCAGGGTGTTCATGGGGTGGCGCAGTGCGTCGGCGACTTGACTGTGGCGCAGTGTCAGGACTGCGTGGCGGAGGCCATACGGCGGTTGAAGGCCGAGTGCGGCGGCGCTGTCTTTGGTGATATGTTCTTGGCCAAGTGTTATGCCAGGTACACCACTAGTGGGGCCCAAAATTATGCAACATCCAACCATG AATCCTCCCATAGCGAGTCGGAGAAGACATTTGCTCTCATAATTGGATTACTAGCTGCTGTTGCCTTGCTAATCATCTTCCTCACTTTCCTCGGTCGATTGTTTACGAGAAAT GGGAAATAA